The region AAGTAGGtacttatatttttataaaaggaAAATGCACGGGCAATCCCTTGTACATTATGAGCAGCTTTTTTCGATTTTATCTCTTTACCAGTAACAATAATTTTTACTGTGTTTGAATATGCACGCAACTTTTTTCAATTTTATCTATTCGCCGGTAATAATGTAACAATGACTTTAACTTGTTATGTTTGAAAATAATTTCTTATGCATTAATTATGTCAtctagttttttttattttatcttTTTGATGGTAGTAGTAGTGACTTCAATATATTACATTTGATACGTGTTTTTTCGATACACAATTGGTGTCTGTTTATTAAAACAATTATAATTTCCAAAATTGTGTTTTGttgaaaaattatgaaaagaagtTGACTTTTTCATATGAAGCATAGTAAAGAACTGATAGATGTAGATTaagaaaaaacaaaaacaaaGTGATGTCGTATTTTCCTCCTTGCAACACAAAAAAAATCCAAATATAAAAAACACATGCAGGTGCTAGCTGGTATAACTTAGCATAGTAACCGCCGAGTAGTTATATATAGCCATACAGATTACTCCAAAGCTTTAATTATATGTTTGACTTACATGACCATCACATGATGGAACACGCATTTGGATTTTCGTCGCTAAAAGCAGCACCAGTCTGGTGACCAAAAATAGATCCAGAGGAGGAATGAGAAGTGGGATGAGGATATTGAGAATTAGTTCCATGGCCACTGGTGCTGTAACCATGTTTGTAGTAGTTGTACGAGGATGACGCCACTGGCTGCTGCGTTATAAATGGTGCACCACCACCTCCATGATTCATGTGCTGACCACCATTTATATTGTAGTTGCTGTTACGGAGTTCCGGATTGTAGGGCAACTGCCAAATCTCCGCCCTCCGTCCCGTCTTTCGGACGGTCTTGAGAAGTTTCTTTTGTTCTGCCCATCCTGTCACCGTCACTTTTTGCATCTCCATATCTATATCTACACTGTCCACTCCTGTACATgcaaatttattattataatttaagTATCATTGTAGAGTTCGTCCCCTTGATTCAGTCTTTGTTATATTAAAGAAATGTGAAAATGATTTGAAGGGAAGGCACCTTTGAGATTTGCGAGAGCTTTCCTGACTTTTTCCTCACATCCTGGGCAATCAATGTGTACGTGCATTTCCGTGGTCTAATCAACAAAGGGGAAGTACGTGTCTGATTATATATATGCATGGAAATCATGAAGAACAAGATGTTGAGATATGCATGCATAGATAAACTGAGCTTACCGTCATGATCTCTGCTACGTAGTAGTAGTAGTATTTGATGTTAGGTTGGTGTTGCAGCTGTGAAAATGAAGTGGAAGCAGTACTTTAAGCAATGCGATCAAATTAGTTGGTATGTGAAATGTTGAAATAGGTCTTTCAGTCTTTGTATATATAGGCAAACTGATAGGAAGTCAACACATGCTAAACTGGCCAGTAAGATTGGTTAATTAGCAAGTCTTAAAAGCATCATTATGATTAAGAATTGCATGGAATACACAATGTAAAATAGTTAAATGATTGCCACACCGACCCTCTAATTTATCGTCTCCTAAACAATGAATGAATGCTTTAAATGGGCTTCCACAATTGTTTATGGAGCAATACCTGGAAATGAGCCCAGTCCATAAAGTTGTAAGAATAGCTTGGTCATACAATATGGAGTTTGCTTTTGCTTGTACCCAACTCTTAAATACCGTCTCTCCTTGTCCACTGAAATTTTGCATGGTTCATTTTGCCCCATTCATCTGGCGTGCCACAAAACCTCTCAACAACTTTCATTTTTCTTGATTTTATACAAAAAATTGATTGTAAAGTGTATTTGGTCCCTTCAAATATTACATTTTCAACTTTCGCACACATAAATTCATAGTATTAATATCGGAAACCTAAAATATCATATGTATTTTCATATTATGAAAAATTTTGTTCTAAATTTCATCTCTCCAATCTATTTTCTCTGATTCCTTCCCTCTTTATATTTGTCTCCTCAAATGTCAGTCATTTTTAATAGGGGTGAGCGCGGGCGGTGCGGTTTTTTTCTCAAACCGCAAATCAAACCGCACATGAGGTTTGCTCAAATtttcaaaccgcaaccgcaccgcGTACCCTCGAAAACCGCATAAACCACACCATAAAAATGCGGTGCAGTGTGATGCGGTTCACTGCGGTTTATACTTTACAAGTtcaaagaaattaaataaatacaaaacttaaatttaatcaaATTTCCGAAAATAGTTTTGATCAAATAGAATGCAACATCTTAGTTCACTATATAAATACTTGGATTTTGGTTATCCTTGTGAAGAAATATAAACAAGAGATTGTGTAGTCTCTTTTTTATTTGTCAGAAAATCGTGTGTACATTTGAATTCCTTAATGAATTTAACATATAATTTTAACTCAATAAGGATGCTATAGTCATCTGGTGAAATTCAGTTTAACTAAGAATATAAAATGGTTCTTTATGTTAAACGATaggaatataagtgtatatatatatatatttataatatattaaatattgcgatgcggtgcggtttgaactgcatttcagaaatttaaaaccacaacccgcaccgcaccgcgcgatttattaaaaattcaaactgCAATCGCACCACGAAAATAAAAAACCGCGTCTTACGGTGTGATTTGGTGCGGTGCGGACGGTTTTTGTGATTTGTGCGGTTTTCTGATCACCCCTAATTTTGAATGTAAAATTTATTCAAGAATACACGCGCCTCCTTTTCTTTAGATACAATTAGAATCCGGAGAGTTAGGACCGGAGTAACTTAAATCATGTATACAATTGAATTAGgtaaatatttttagagaaataCTATACCTCCCGAATTTATTTCTGAAACTGTTCCCAACTTCCTTATAAATAAAGAGTAGTACTAGAACTATAAGTTTGGTACCAAATAATGTGACATCGGTGACACGATAATTTTGTATGTTTTTAATTTTCATTGATTAAATTTATGTGAATGCATGAGgtttattattaataatttatttgtAGTCAATCAAATGGCAACACCTAGCATTTGAGATCTATTTTGGGTATCAATTTGGGATCAACacaattattcataaaataaatacTTAAACTAAAGTATGATTACCTGAAAGGAAAAAAAAACTCAAGTATGATTGCtgttaaaatttgaatttgttATTTAAGGAAAAGTGAAAGATACTTAACATCTACAGTATATGCATATTAAAAgattttcttaaataaattaCATCAACTTCGGGGGTATGGAAAGAAATTATTGAAAAACTGAGGGGGGACAAGGCAACGTATAGTGCAAGTGCTTAGTTTAAGTGCAAACAGGACAGCCTAAACTTAAACAACTAAACCGTTGGTTTTGTAGTTGTAAACAGATCAAGGTTTGTCGCTTCCCTATAATCAAGAAGAGTATACCTATAACCCATCTGATGCAAATAAAGTCGGTTCTTAAAATTTAGCATTTCTTTTACTAGCTTAAAAAAAACAAAGAGAGGACTGACCAAGAATCCAAGATAGTTTAGAATTAGAAGCCAGACTTCAACATATATCATGCGAAAAACAATactgaaattattttaagtagCGGTATTAACGGATCTCGTCTTTTTGTTTAAAGAGTGCATTTGCAACTCATTTCTAGTCTAATGGATTCGATTCCACTCAAACTCTAGCATGTGAACCTGGTATGCTCTTTAAGCCATGTTAAGATGTCAACGCCTATCCTATCCGTCTATCAACATTCATATTGGTTATTCGTCTCAATTGACTTTTCTTACAGGCATCTGTGTCTATTATCACAACTTCCGCATAAGAAAAATTTAATAACTCTAACTGTCAGCAGCCCCTAAAACTTAAAAAGATTAAAGTAACAACAAATAACATTATACAAGCAGCAAACACATAAATTTCAGATGGAAAATTGTTACTCCCGTACGTTCAAGTTTACCAAGTTGTTTTCACATAACTTGAAAGTTATAATAATTAACAGACATTACAAATAAAAACGTTAT is a window of Apium graveolens cultivar Ventura chromosome 11, ASM990537v1, whole genome shotgun sequence DNA encoding:
- the LOC141696887 gene encoding heavy metal-associated isoprenylated plant protein 28 — encoded protein: MHVHIDCPGCEEKVRKALANLKGVDSVDIDMEMQKVTVTGWAEQKKLLKTVRKTGRRAEIWQLPYNPELRNSNYNINGGQHMNHGGGGAPFITQQPVASSSYNYYKHGYSTSGHGTNSQYPHPTSHSSSGSIFGHQTGAAFSDENPNACSIM